ATAATTGCATTCCTCCCAAGTTTAGAGCCTTAAAACCTAAATTTAGAAAGCCTCATACAGAAGGGCTTTCCAAATTTAATGGTTAGGAGAGGGAAGAGGCTTTCTGATGTTCTTCCTGGAGTGCGTGGCATGTGGTGCAAAATTTGGAGCTTATCCGCCACAATATAGCTGTAAGAAATGCGGCAGTCTATTAGAATATAAATGCGATGATGAAACACTTAGAACTGGCAAATTTGTCGGTTCCTTTAATTTTTGGCGTTATAGGAAGCTTCTGCCAGAGGTTAGAAATGTTGTCTCTTTGGGGGAAGGGGGAACCCCACTTGTTAAGGCAAAGAGACTTCTCAAAAGCGTTGGATTAAGCAATATATGCTTTAAAGATGAGACTCGAAATCCAACAAATTCTTTTAGGGATAGATGTGCCACCCTAATTGTTTCCAATGCTGTCGATTTGGGGTATAAGTCGGTTGTTTGCGCTACAAATGGAAACCTTGGGGCCTCTTTGGCCGCGTACTGTGCAAAGTCTGGATTAACATGCCATGTTATAGTGCCAAGAAACGTTGATATGGGAAAACTTGCCCAAATGCTCATCTACGACGCCGTAATTGAAGAATGTGGAGAAACAGTGGACAACTCGCTAAAAAGGGCTGATGAATTAGCCAAAGAAATGGGCTGGTATCCAGGGTCCGCCGAGTTTAATCCGCTAACCATAGAAGCCTTAAAAACCATCGCTTACGAGGTTTACGAGCAAATGGGCGTCCCAGAATGGTTTATAGCCTCCATGGGAAGCGGCGGGACATTATATGCCATTTGGAAAGGCTTCAAAGAACTTGAAATAAGGGGTGAAATAAACGCTCCTCCCAGGATGGTCGGCGTTCAAGCTGAAGGATGCTCACCAATTGTAAAGGCATACACCCAAAATGCACAAGAACCTATTCTTGAAACAAGGCCATCAACCCATGCGCTTGCCATACTCGTTAAAAACCCACGGTATGGCAAACTAGCCCTTAAAGCCATCAAAGAATCCCAAGGAATAGCCATAACAGTTTCAGACGATGAGATTTTCTCAGCAGAGCAGGAAATTGCAAAACTTGAAGGAGTCTTCGCCGAGCCAGCAAGTGCAGCAACATATGCAGCGCTCAAGAAACTTGTAAACCAGCATGTAATCGATAAAAAGGACAAGATTGTGTGTCTGATAACCGGAAGCGGCCTAAAGGCAACAGACATCCTCCAAGCCTTAACAAAGAGAAGAAAAACAGCCATTGTGGGGCTGGAGCTTAGCACAAAAGAGAAGATATTACGGATCTTATATGAAACGGATGCTTATGGCTATGAATTATGGAAAAAACTTGGGAAAGTGATGACAAGGGCAGCAATTTATCAGCATCTAAACGAGTTGTCAAAAAATGGGCTGATTTCAAGTTATGAAAAAGGTGGTCGAAGGTATTTCAGGATAACAAAACGTGGAATAAAAGCTCTCCAAGCATTCGATAACCTAAAGCTTCTATTATAGGTTTTCAGTTTTAC
This sequence is a window from Candidatus Bathyarchaeia archaeon. Protein-coding genes within it:
- the thrC gene encoding threonine synthase, which codes for MFFLECVACGAKFGAYPPQYSCKKCGSLLEYKCDDETLRTGKFVGSFNFWRYRKLLPEVRNVVSLGEGGTPLVKAKRLLKSVGLSNICFKDETRNPTNSFRDRCATLIVSNAVDLGYKSVVCATNGNLGASLAAYCAKSGLTCHVIVPRNVDMGKLAQMLIYDAVIEECGETVDNSLKRADELAKEMGWYPGSAEFNPLTIEALKTIAYEVYEQMGVPEWFIASMGSGGTLYAIWKGFKELEIRGEINAPPRMVGVQAEGCSPIVKAYTQNAQEPILETRPSTHALAILVKNPRYGKLALKAIKESQGIAITVSDDEIFSAEQEIAKLEGVFAEPASAATYAALKKLVNQHVIDKKDKIVCLITGSGLKATDILQALTKRRKTAIVGLELSTKEKILRILYETDAYGYELWKKLGKVMTRAAIYQHLNELSKNGLISSYEKGGRRYFRITKRGIKALQAFDNLKLLL